From one Drosophila subpulchrella strain 33 F10 #4 breed RU33 chromosome 3L, RU_Dsub_v1.1 Primary Assembly, whole genome shotgun sequence genomic stretch:
- the LOC119554567 gene encoding uncharacterized protein LOC119554567, with translation MAASIYATPPPDLSSEDTALSDVSNSSTLNTNRNNHTSGSNSNNPHEATGATPTATSATSRGATGGGGGGAGGGGVGVGGTSPTAHLVKAMELELEPKPAGSGTNEADQMEEAAEQRHKDAEQQQQEEEEEVGDANMATMAAAMQLQLLEALSDAAKKRRKQHNPSRLEALNLSGEPSGEVGPKRPDSSTVDYEEKLSKMFLPKSIEQLKETFEMLQQQKQEEEQQQPETEVEADAEAEAMADISEPNKQRENPYHTYCKQCGESFETEFKLSLHMLQDHGDDRSGEQDPADFLASIKVKLERADIPSPQQEHNMQQDMTNGHGKDLDREQEHWFQAMQQAQHHPHGPQMPPAFPFPPEAALGPAGYLPLLGMSGFPGVDGLNRPPLRIFNPEAYCELCNKEFCNKYFLKTHKANKHGIFDPVGESSSSNTSSHHNNNNNNNNITSSNNNNSGHSNPGVSSMSQMFQLQREAQVLAKQDAQPVGGSSNPVASVHCDICSKRFTNIFAMRRHRAKQHDIQPGAQDSPNSQTPMPSQNLRGSPNEPLQPAIKQEMSQEGQEVKPYQLPEGFREDFTLEQEELSFVPPPRKLPSHLHQQAKDSNFNPDKLRRLGVQFPEFFCELCYREYANRYFLRTHKWKRHGLFVPPEDVAPQQGGKDEGAQMPSAWPFMPLNLMLAKAAAATIDQQQEQEREPEAEVDSEQPSKRIKLEQQQTPPEGYDEDKLNGSVVGLQNLQKLQSMLQQLNDINGKRPLPCHLCGQEQENQYALRAHLMTEHAGQMQLPMPIPIPLPDQQQAPQHPMVGLYNPQTPPGALPGARSPAPGDLRCQQCDRDFATTQEFKQHIAEVHMGRNGGLSGSPLREGFFTPERPVAPSAGGPGTPAAPPGNRPAYTLTPTSSYCEICNKELCNKYFMKTHMQRMHGIEIENGAQIGGVVCNICNKELCSKYFLRVHKHNTHGIIEEGSPLPQPRGQNGVKMDAAAAAAAASAASQPAQHDQDLNVSPPTVEGSAGSSSSNSNHEVCPLCSRQFRSFKWLRSHLMNEHGTAGVERLREIDTNPSSARSKPNSPTLKIPNGSGSGNPSATGSGAGNTAPNLAQALQNLNAQHLFGQMQQQQQQMPKMPPLPLPGMFGEPSGRFKEYQCSLCPFTTPYYAFLFIHERSHALLNNGGEGMELPMETPPPQQPPRSSGKSRSKSNKAVVPPPPIKSEDPEPPLEPTNLSTSAPKVASHSPTAGGASPAAYSPKATSSTSPKIQRRRSTSKPPTTPNGLGSGNGSGNHRSAATSPFEGCGELANGSGKPASYAQPDRAEEAYQMQAFHLQPADADSEMQFAPALVYLPVRVRASESATLSFRLTPA, from the coding sequence ATGGCTGCATCCATATATGCCACCCCACCGCCAGATCTGAGCAGCGAGGACACTGCTCTTTCCGACGTCTCCAACTCATCGACACTCAACACGAACAGGAACAACCACACCAGCGGCAGCAATAGCAACAATCCACATGAAGCCACAGGAGCAACGCCCACAGCCACATCAGCCACATCAAGAGGAGCaacaggaggaggaggaggtggagctGGAGGTGGAGGAGTGGGAGTGGGAGGCACttcgcccaccgcccacttgGTCAAGGCAATGGAGCTGGAACTGGAGCCCAAGCCAGCGGGAAGCGGCACAAATGAGGCGGACCAAATGGAGGAGGCAGCGGAGCAGCGGCACAAGGACGcggaacagcagcagcaggaggaggaggaggaggtgggcGATGCCAACATGGCCACCATGGCAGCAGCCATGCAGCTGCAGCTCCTGGAGGCCCTCAGCGATGCGGCCAAAAAGCGACGTAAGCAGCACAACCCCAGCCGCCTGGAGGCCCTCAATTTGAGTGGCGAACCCTCTGGTGAAGTGGGTCCAAAAAGACCCGACTCCTCCACGGTGGACTACGAAGAGAAGTTGTCCAAGATGTTCCTGCCCAAGTCCATTGAGCAACTGAAGGAGACCTTCGAGATGCtgcagcagcaaaagcaggaggaggagcagcagcaaccgGAAACGGAAGTGGAAGCGGATGCGGAAGCGGAAGCCATGGCAGACATATCAGAACCCAACAAGCAGCGCGAGAATCCCTATCACACCTACTGCAAGCAGTGCGGCGAGAGCTTTGAGACCGAGTTTAAGTTAAGCCTGCACATGCTGCAGGATCACGGCGATGATAGGTCCGGTGAGCAGGATCCCGCCGATTTCCTGGCCTCCATCAAGGTGAAACTGGAGCGTGCCGACATACCCAGTCCGCAGCAGGAGCATAATATGCAGCAGGACATGACCAATGGTCATGGCAAGGATTTGGATCGAGAGCAGGAGCACTGGTTTCAGGCCATGCAGCAGGCGCAGCATCATCCGCATGGTCCGCAGATGCCACCTGCCTTTCCCTTCCCACCAGAGGCAGCCCTGGGTCCAGCTGGATATCTACCACTTCTTGGCATGTCTGGTTTCCCAGGGGTAGATGGTCTGAATCGCCCTCCCCTGAGGATCTTCAATCCCGAGGCCTATTGCGAGCTGTGCAACAAGGAGTTCTGCAACAAGTACTTTCTTAAGACCCACAAGGCCAACAAGCATGGCATCTTCGATCCCGTCGGCGAATCAAGCAGCTCCAACACTTCCAGCCAtcacaataataataacaacaataacaacatcACCAGtagtaacaacaacaacagtggTCACTCCAATCCCGGCGTGAGTTCCATGAGCCAGATGTTCCAGCTGCAAAGGGAGGCTCAGGTTTTGGCCAAGCAGGATGCACAGCCAGTTGGAGGAAGCTCCAATCCCGTGGCCTCAGTCCATTGCGACATCTGTTCCAAGCGGTTCACCAACATCTTCGCCATGCGTCGTCATCGGGCCAAGCAGCATGACATACAGCCGGGTGCCCAGGATTCACCCAACTCCCAGACACCCATGCCATCGCAAAACCTTCGGGGAAGTCCCAATGAGCCACTGCAGCCGGCCATCAAGCAGGAAATGTCACAGGAAGGTCAGGAGGTCAAGCCGTATCAATTGCCCGAGGGATTCCGCGAGGACTTCACCCTGGAACAGGAGGAGCTGAGCTTTGTGCCACCGCCCAGAAAGTTGCCCTCTCATCTTCACCAGCAGGCCAAGGACTCGAACTTCAATCCGGATAAGTTACGTCGCCTGGGCGTCCAGTTTCCCGAATTCTTCTGTGAACTGTGCTACCGGGAGTATGCCAATCGCTACTTCCTGCGCACCCACAAGTGGAAGCGGCATGGTCTGTTTGTGCCACCCGAAGATGTGGCACCACAGCAGGGTGGCAAGGATGAGGGGGCCCAGATGCCCAGTGCTTGGCCATTTATGCCTCTTAATTTGATGCTGGCCAAGGCGGCAGCTGCCACCATAGATCAGCAGCAAGAGCAGGAGCGCGAACCGGAAGCGGAAGTGGATTCAGAGCAGCCCAGCAAGAGGATCAAGTTGGAGCAACAACAGACGCCACCGGAGGGCTACGATGAGGACAAGCTGAATGGCTCGGTGGTGGGATTGCAGAATCTGCAGAAACTACAATCCATGTTGCAGCAACTGAACGACATCAATGGCAAGCGACCTTTGCCCTGTCACCTTTGTGGCCAGGAGCAGGAGAACCAGTATGCCCTGCGGGCTCACCTCATGACCGAGCACGCTGGCCAGATGCAACTGCCCATGCCCATACCAATTCCCCTGCCCGATCAGCAGCAGGCACCGCAGCATCCCATGGTCGGCTTGTATAATCCCCAAACTCCGCCAGGGGCTCTCCCAGGAGCCAGATCCCCAGCACCTGGCGATCTGCGATGCCAACAATGCGATCGGGATTTCGCCACCACCCAGGAATTCAAGCAACATATCGCCGAGGTGCACATGGGCAGAAATGGAGGACTGAGTGGAAGTCCCCTGCGGGAGGGTTTCTTTACACCCGAACGTCCGGTGGCGCCATCAGCGGGCGGTCCAGGAACTCCAGCAGCTCCGCCAGGGAATCGTCCAGCTTATACCCTCACACCCACCAGTAGCTATTGCGAGATCTGCAACAAGGAGCTGTGCAACAAGTACTTCATGAAGACGCACATGCAGCGGATGCACGGCATCGAGATCGAGAATGGCGCCCAAATCGGGGGAGTGGTGTGCAACATTTGCAACAAGGAGCTGTGCAGCAAGTACTTCCTGCGGGTGCACAAGCACAACACCCACGGCATCATCGAGGAGGGATCCCCATTGCCGCAGCCCAGGGGTCAGAATGGAGTCAAGATGGATGCggctgccgcagcagcagcagcatctgcAGCATCGCAGCCAGCCCAGCATGATCAAGACCTCAATGTGTCACCACCCACAGTGGAGGGCAGTGCCGGAAGCAGTTCCTCCAACTCCAATCACGAGGTGTGTCCACTCTGCTCTCGCCAATTCAGGAGCTTCAAGTGGCTGCGTTCCCATCTGATGAACGAGCATGGAACCGCTGGAGTGGAGCGCCTCCGGGAAATAGACACCAACCCATCCTCGGCTCGCAGCAAGCCCAACAGTCCCACGCTCAAGATTCCCAACGGCAGTGGCAGTGGTAACCCAAGTGCAACGGGATCCGGAGCTGGAAATACCGCTCCTAATCTCGCCCAGGCCCTGCAGAACCTCAATGCCCAGCATCTCTTTGGGCAaatgcaacagcagcaacagcagatgCCCAAGATGCCACCACTGCCGCTGCCCGGAATGTTTGGCGAACCATCTGGCAGGTTCAAGGAGTACCAGTGCTCACTGTGTCCCTTCACCACGCCCTACTACGCCTTTCTGTTCATCCACGAGCGCTCCCATGCGCTGCTCAACAACGGGGGCGAGGGCATGGAGTTGCCCATGGAGACGCCGCCACCTCAGCAACCACCCAGGAGTTCGGGTAAATCTCGCAGCAAGTCCAACAAGGCGGTGGTGCCACCTCCGCCCATCAAATCCGAGGATCCGGAGCCTCCTCTAGAGCCCACCAACCTCAGCACCTCCGCACCCAAGGTCGCCTCCCATTCGCCCACTGCAGGAGGAGCATCACCAGCCGCCTACTCCCCCAAGGCAACCAGCTCAACTTCACCGAAGATTCAACGCCGTCGTTCCACCTCAAAGCCCCCGACGACACCCAATGGTTTGGGgagcggaaacggaagtggCAACCATCGATCGGCGGCAACCTCACCCTTCGAGGGATGCGGTGAGTTGGCCAACGGAAGTGGCAAGCCGGCGAGCTATGCCCAACCGGATCGGGCAGAGGAAGCATATCAGATGCAGGCCTTCCACctgcagcccgccgacgccgacTCGGAGATGCAGTTCGCCCCAGCCCTGGTCTACCTACCGGTGAGGGTTCGGGCCTCGGAGTCGGCCACGCTCAGCTTCCGGCTCACACCGGCCTAA